The proteins below are encoded in one region of Juglans microcarpa x Juglans regia isolate MS1-56 chromosome 4D, Jm3101_v1.0, whole genome shotgun sequence:
- the LOC121260732 gene encoding omega-hydroxypalmitate O-feruloyl transferase, giving the protein MGTLYQEPSSLLQDLKVTVHSSSLVFPSQESVRKSMFLSNIDQVLNFSVETVHFFPSKKDFPPEVVAEKLKHTLAKALVPYDFLAGRLNRNPKTGRLEIDCNAAGVGFVVASSEYTLDEIGDLVYPNPAFAQLVCKTLGYILKPDDQPLGIFQLTSFKCGGFAMGISTNHATFDGLSFKHFLDNLASLAADKPCLAVIPCNDRQLLAARSPPQVPFSHPELLKIPHGQESNLSVFEATQEDLAFNIFRLTSGDIANLKEQAKATSGAAINANTRITGFNVVAAHVWRCKALSCGADNNMERLSTILYAVDIRPRLKPPLPSSYAGNAVLTSYATAPCKELAEGTLAKLVEMVSEGARRMTDEYARSAIDWGELYKGFPHGEFLVSSWWRLGFAEVEYPWGRPRYSCPIVYHRKDIILLFPDINEGGDERDSGVNVLVALPAEEMKKFQSLFLKLLAA; this is encoded by the exons aTGGGAACTCTCTACCAAGAACCCTCATCTCTCCTCCAAGACCTCAAGGTTACTGTCCACAGTTCCTCTCTAGTTTTTCCCTCCCAAGAAAGTGTGAGAAAATCCATGTTCTTATCCAACATAGACCAAGTTCTGAATTTTAGCGTCGAAACAGTAcatttctttccatccaagAAAGATTTTCCTCCAGAAGTTGTAGCCGAGAAACTAAAGCACACATTAGCAAAGGCACTGGTTCCATACGATTTCCTTGCTGGGAGACTTAATCGAAACCCAAAAACGGGTCGTCTTGAGATTGATTGCAACGCAGCTGGGGTCGGTTTCGTGGTGGCTTCTAGTGAGTATACACTGGATGAGATTGGGGATTTGGTTTACCCAAACCCAGCTTTTGCACAACTAGTTTGCAAGACTTTGGGATATATCTTGAAGCCAGATGATCAACCACTTGGTATTTTCCag TTGACGTCATTTAAGTGCGGTGGCTTTGCAATGGGCATCTCAACGAACCATGCAACATTTGATGGCCTAAGCTTCAAACATTTCTTGGACAACCTGGCTTCCCTAGCTGCTGATAAACCCTGCCTTGCTGTCATCCCCTGCAATGACCGTCAACTCCTGGCTGCCCGATCCCCACCGCAAGTCCCATTCTCACACCCTGAGCTGCTCAAGATCCCCCATGGCCAGGAGTCCAACCTTTCTGTCTTTGAAGCCACCCAAGAAGATCTTGCCTTCAACATTTTCCGGCTGACCTCCGGTGATATTGCCAACCTCAAAGAGCAGGCCAAAGCCACCAGCGGTGCCGCCATTAATGCCAACACCCGTATCACCGGCTTTAACGTCGTCGCCGCCCATGTATGGCGGTGCAAAGCATTATCTTGCGGCGCGGACAACAACATGGAGAGGCTGTCCACCATTCTTTATGCGGTTGACATAAGGCCAAGACTCAAGCCACCATTGCCGTCATCTTATGCAGGGAACGCGGTGCTCACTTCATATGCAACAGCTCCATGCAAGGAGTTAGCTGAAGGGACATTGGCAAAGCTTGTGGAGATGGTTTCCGAAGGTGCAAGAAGGATGACAGATGAGTATGCAAGGTCTGCCATAGACTGGGGCGAGCTGTACAAAGGGTTTCCCCATGGTGAGTTTTTGGTTTCATCATGGTGGAGATTAGGGTTTGCTGAGGTGGAGTATCCATGGGGAAGGCCAAGGTACAGCTGTCCTATTGTTTATCACAGGAAGGACATCATTTTGCTGTTTCCTGATATCAATGAAGGTGGTGATGAAAGAGACAGTGGGGTCAACGTTTTGGTGGCTCTCCCTGCTGAGGAAATGAAAAAGTTCCAAAGCCTTTTCCTTAAGTTATTGGCAGCTTGA